The genomic region AGTTTTAGTCATTTATCGCGTCCACAAAGTACATATATAATCATCTCGTGACACTTAATGGGTTCAAATGAAGTTACTTCAACAGAATCGATTTCTGAGAAAAGCGAAGTGATTTCACGGTATTTATGAAAGTTCTCGCTTGAGATTCCTGTGCAATTCATGTCATACTCTTGGAtaagaaaatgaataatttgatttttcaaacatGACATCTAGTGATGGAACCACCATTCGTTATACTTAAGAATATCTAATTTACTAATATAAAATTCGCGAGAGTGATTTTAATGAGTAATTTCACTCACCTCGAGCTGCCAATCTCCCCAGAAATTCAGCGTCTTCAATCGTGATGCAAGCCGCGGGAATTCTCGTAATATTCATTTCATAATTCATCATTCCGGTGTGCggtgaataaattgaaaatggagTAATTGATCTGATCAGGGTAGCAACGGCTCCGAGTTTAGCGGCTTCACTGGCACCGGAAGATCGATAGATCACAGTTTCCCCGTAAGACACGAAGTCCTGATTGTAAACTACTATTTTTCCGGGTACCTGAATTGAAAACGTAATAAAGTAGAGTTGAAGTGGTGACGGAGGAGTGCCATTTTTCACCGTCCGGGTGACATCaaggaagagagaaaaaataagttCTGGGGAGATGGAAAGTTGGAGTTCACCTCGTCAGCTCGTCTTTTCAGCTCAGCGAAACTTCTAACGACAATGGCATCCGCTGTTATGCCATTATTAGGAGTTCCAACGCTGTAACCCAGTCCCAACATTCGCAGGTCTTTTTTACGGGGTGATAGGAGGGTTGCGGACTCTTTTCCtctatttaaaaattccagaactGATTAGAACTGTTATAATAGATAGCGtagatgatatttccactttAAATAGGTTCgatgcaaaattatattttgctCTGAAGGGATCTGTTACCCCCCAAAGCGAATTTCTACCAATGAAGATGATTAAGATTTATCACTTGTGATCGTCAAGGATATCCCATTCAATTGAGATAatgtataattttatttatgtgtGAACAGACCTCTAGTGGACAGTAAATATTCCCTGGGGAGGATCTCGAATGCCGGtagatattatttttcataaaaatatattacctGATCCACCGAGGGACTGGAGCCACCTCCCCATGGACATTTTCCAACCCTAGCGACTTTGATCTATCAAGAACATAGTCTATCGCACGCTCCAGAGTTTCAGTGCCCGTAAATCTTGGGCCAAAATCATCGACAAAGACTGCCAGCTCCTTCCACGTAGTTCCTTTGAAGCTGCCGTTTATCGCTGCATCAATAATTCTGTTGACCACGGGCTGATAATTATCGATTTCATTTATTATGTGGCTCGGGAGGACGGACACACATGAGTCCGGTTTTTTTATGATGAAGTGTGATGTCGTGTGACCAAGCAccaggagaagaaaaaattggaaaatcatcCTGGAGGGTCGCTCTTTCTCTACCTCACTGGAACAGGCAGGTATTGAACTTAAAGGACGAGGCCAGTAAATTATCAGTGATAATGCACAATTATTGCTTGTTAGATATTGAGGGTTGACACGAGCTGATGGATAGCGCCATTATCGATTTATGATCACAGAGTCCGAATTCGTTGGAATAACTGAATTTATCAGTTTTCCTTTTGATAATAAGTTGTTCAAATGAGATAAGATTTGATGCATTAGTAGTGAATGACCGTTGAATCTATTTTGCAATCACACGGCGAGAAAAgttggatgaaaattattctggaAATCGTGATAAATTTGACTGTTATTAAAATAACTagggaataaaatatatttaaaggaAGAAGCGGTTCCTGGGGGATATTTTACGATTCgttggagggaaaaaattgttttgggCGCATAAATTGTCCTGcgcataaaaattttccgtatcggaaaaacaatttttttacggcTATCTGAAGGTTATGGGGACAAACGGAGATGAAATTGGACAGAACGCGcacaagaaaaaatcattcgcCTTTACACAAGCGCGATACGTGCAATTAAACAAACATTAACGTTCCTTGAAATACTTTTCGGTACAATAGAGAGTTAATTTCCGAGGGTCGCTACAGATTGCCATTACGTGGAATAATTACCGCGGGTTGATTGCGCGAAATTTATTACTCGTTTCGCAGTTTTCTCTTGTGATATAGTAAAGAAACAACAGAAATCTAGTTTTTAACTGCCCACGTGTATAACAAAACTTTGGATAagctcaaaaaatatttttaattttttgcagtTAAGATTGAGCACCGGAGAATGacacgataatttttttattgacatacCTGCACTATCGGGAAGAATGCTCTTATCATCAAATTGTTTTCCTGCAGTGATATCTCGTGG from Diachasmimorpha longicaudata isolate KC_UGA_2023 chromosome 1, iyDiaLong2, whole genome shotgun sequence harbors:
- the LOC135166646 gene encoding carboxypeptidase Q-like isoform X2, with translation MIFQFFLLLVLGHTTSHFIIKKPDSCVSVLPSHIINEIDNYQPVVNRIIDAAINGSFKGTTWKELAVFVDDFGPRFTGTETLERAIDYVLDRSKSLGLENVHGEVAPVPRWIRGKESATLLSPRKKDLRMLGLGYSVGTPNNGITADAIVVRSFAELKRRADEVPGKIVVYNQDFVSYGETVIYRSSGASEAAKLGAVATLIRSITPFSIYSPHTGMMNYEMNITRIPAACITIEDAEFLGRLAARGKRISILLKMEAHQLPDVQSRNVITEIVGSTKPSKTVVVSGHIDSWDVGQGAMDDGAGAFVSWNSLLLLKALNLRPKRTIRAIMWTAEEMGIVGADYYIKQHKHEEADLQFVMESDYGTFTPLGLEANGAPAVVCILQRIMKLLSVMTPLKVRTPGTGPDIGGWIDAGVPGASLWNDAESYLLYLGGY
- the LOC135166646 gene encoding carboxypeptidase Q-like isoform X1, whose amino-acid sequence is MIFQFFLLLVLGHTTSHFIIKKPDSCVSVLPSHIINEIDNYQPVVNRIIDAAINGSFKGTTWKELAVFVDDFGPRFTGTETLERAIDYVLDRSKSLGLENVHGEVAPVPRWIRGKESATLLSPRKKDLRMLGLGYSVGTPNNGITADAIVVRSFAELKRRADEVPGKIVVYNQDFVSYGETVIYRSSGASEAAKLGAVATLIRSITPFSIYSPHTGMMNYEMNITRIPAACITIEDAEFLGRLAARGKRISILLKMEAHQLPDVQSRNVITEIVGSTKPSKTVVVSGHIDSWDVGQGAMDDGAGAFVSWNSLLLLKALNLRPKRTIRAIMWTAEEMGIVGADYYIKQHKHEEADLQFVMESDYGTFTPLGLEANGAPAVVCILQRIMKLLSVMTPLKVRTPGTGPDIGGWIDAGVPGASLWNDAERYFWFHHSDGDTMTVEDTGSLDMITALFAATSYILADISVDMPRQYSGLESESRR